Within Nocardioides rotundus, the genomic segment GTTCACCTGCTCGGCCCAGGATGCGGCCTCCACCAGGTCCCGGCCCCGCGGGCGGGTTCCGGTCAGCAGCCCGACGGGCACCTCCGGCGCCCGCTGTTTGAAGCGGGCCAGCCAGGCGTGGTCGAAGGACTGGATGGTGAGCCGACCGGCCTGGTGCACCGCGCGGGCGGCCGGGAGGCTGAACAGCAGCTGCGCGAGGTCCTGCTCGATGCCGGGGTAGCGCGCGGGGTCCTTGACCTCGATCAGCATCCCGGTCCGTGGGCCCACCGCGTGCACCCACTCCTCCAGCGTCGGCACCGGCTCGGGCGCCGCGCCGGAGCCGAACCACGAGGTCGCGTCCACGCGGCGCAGCTGGTCCAGCGTGAGGTCCGCGATCCGCCAGGGCGCCGCGTCCGGCAGCGACGTCGCCGCGTCGGTGCAGCGGGCCA encodes:
- a CDS encoding glycerophosphodiester phosphodiesterase, with the protein product MAPTLLAGPVSRLRRKPTPRPLPRGVDVIAHRGASGWAPENTLAAVRLAHAEGATSVECDVHRTADGCLVVHHDATLARCTDAATSLPDAAPWRIADLTLDQLRRVDATSWFGSGAAPEPVPTLEEWVHAVGPRTGMLIEVKDPARYPGIEQDLAQLLFSLPAARAVHQAGRLTIQSFDHAWLARFKQRAPEVPVGLLTGTRPRGRDLVEAASWAEQVNPRARTVTRPIVERAHELGLQMRAWTVNDPLVMARLVEWRIDGIITNQPARLVGLLDAMGPSGP